The following coding sequences lie in one Cucurbita pepo subsp. pepo cultivar mu-cu-16 chromosome LG13, ASM280686v2, whole genome shotgun sequence genomic window:
- the LOC111809339 gene encoding F-box protein SKIP28-like yields MSENKKFPNQVAVCGSSSPGVRIAAGPPHEALFLVLSYLPLFEILSMGAVCVSLRDAVEHDVLPWLHLAVDRPLSSRLNDYILERIARKADGRLRTLALINCFKISDSALHEVVENNPLLTKLYVPGCTSLTPEGVIRAVETLSQHSHNLNSLMIGGIYNIENEHLEVLKYHLLKNGSQQQQQQQQQRRLYHKYIEAWKLLRNEYMAMIDVEMCPKCQEIGKVYDCSRERCKIKQEQNSGAECRGCSGCVPRCEECGGCVDGDETEEAVCAGILCTSCWLQLPKCNHCNRPYCTRHRQNVVSSSAAGFVCEVCIET; encoded by the exons ATGTCTGAGAACAAGAAATTCCCAAATCAGGTGGCCGTCTGCGGCAGTTCATCTCCCGGCGTTCGAATCGCGGCAGGGCCACCGCACGAGGCCTTATTTCTTGTACTGAGTTATCTTCCTCTATTTGAGATTCTTTCCATGGGCGCAGTCTGCGTATCGCTAAGAGACGCAGTGGAACACGATGTGTTGCCGTGGCTTCACCTCGCTGTCGATCGCCCCTTGAGCTCCCGGCTAAACGATTACATTCTGGAGCGAATCGCCCGAAAGGCCGATGGCCGCCTTCGAACCTTGGCTTTGATCAACTGCTTCAAGATTTCAGATTCTGCACTTCACGAAGTCGTTGAGAACAATCCCCTTCTCACCAAG CTTTATGTACCTGGTTGCACGAGTTTGACTCCTGAGGGAGTGATTCGGGCAGTGGAGACTCTATCACAACATTCTCACAATTTGAATAGCCTAATGATTGGTGGCATTTACAACATAGAGAATGAACACCTTGAAGTCCTCAAGTACCATCTTCTCAAAAACGGAtcgcagcagcagcaacaacaacagcaacaacGTCGTCTGTACCACAAGTACATTGAGGCATGGAAGTTGTTGAGGAACGAATACATGGCAATGATTGATGTAGAAATGTGCCCAAAATGCCAGGAGATAGGGAAAGTTTATGATTGCTCAAGGGAGAGATGCAAGATAAAGCAAGAGCAGAACTCTGGGGCAGAGTGCCGAGGTTGCAGTGGCTGCGTGCCAAGGTGCGAAGAATGTGGGGGATGCGTAGATGGTGATGAAACAGAGGAGGCTGTATGTGCGGGTATCTTGTGCACAAGTTGTTGGCTTCAGCTTCCCAAATGCAACCATTGTAATAGGCCATATTGCACGCGACACCGTCAGAATGTGGTAAGTAGCTCTGCTGCTGGGTTTGTTTGTGAAGTTTGTATTGAAACTTAG